Below is a genomic region from Streptomyces ferrugineus.
GTAGACCTTGGAGAGGCTGGAGACGGAGACCGCCCGCTCGAAGCGGCCGAGCAGGGAATCGGCGGCGAGGTCGGCCACGTACTCCTCGTCCAGCAGCAGGTGCCCGCCGTGCCTGCGCAGGGCGGCCAGCAGCGGTTCCGTCTCGTCGTCGGCGAGTCGTCGTCCGCTCGGATTGCAGGGCGAGTTGAGCACGACCGCCCTGGTCCGCGGTCCGATCAGCTCGGTGGCGGCGACCACGTCGGGGCGTCCGTCGGCCGTCAGCCCCACGCACGAGACCTCGCACCCGAGCGCCTGCGGCACCACGCGGGCCTGCTGCCAGCCCGGGGTGAAGACCACGACGTGGTCACCGGGCCGCAGCAGCGCCTGGAAGAGGAGGTACAGGGCCTCCTGGGCCCCGTGGGTGATGCCCACGTGGTCGACGCCCCGGCCGTAGCCGTCCGCGACGAGCGAGCGGAGCCGGTCGCCGCCCGCGTCGGTGCCGTAGTCCAGGACCAGGTCGGCCGGCCACGGCAGGTCGCCGACCGTGGAGCAGTCCACGTGGCTGTCGCCGAGGTCGATGTCGTAACGGCCCCTGGCGTCCTCGAAGACCCAGCGGCGCATCGGGTACCCGGTGCCCGGGCGGGCCCGCCTCATGCGAGCGCCCCCTCGGCCAGCCGCTGCCCGATGCCCGCCGCCCAGCGGCCGCGCAGCACCGGGCGGACCACTCCGGTGAGGGTGACGGTGCCGTCCTCGCCGATGCCGACCTCGACCTCTCCCCCGGGCATGCGGACCGTGACCCTTGAGCCGGTGAGGCCCAGGGCGTGCGTGGCGACGGCCGCCGCGCAGGCGCTGCTGCCGGAGGCGAGGGTGTACCCGGCGCCCCGCTCGAAGATCTCGATCCGGAGGGTCTCCCGGTCGATCACGTCGAGGAGTTCGACGTTGATCCGGTCCAGGAACATCGCGTGGTCGCGCACGGCCGCGCCGACCGTACGGGCCAGGGCCTCGTCAGCGATCCGGCCCGCCACGGGGATCACGCAGTGCGGGCCGCCGAGCTGCACACAGGTGACCTCCCACGGTTCACCGGCGGCGAGCAGGGGCTCGCGCAGCAGGGTGCGGGCGGGGCCGGCCGCACCGACGGCGCGGCTGTCCAGCGAGGCCGTGCCGAGGGCGGCGCTCACCGTGCCGGAGTCGAGGTCGACGACACGGACCGTGGCGGGGCCGGCGGACGAGTGCAGCGTGAAGGCGTCCGCGTCCGTGTGACCGGACTCGCGCAGGTACCGGGCGAAGATCCGCAGACCGTTGCCGCTCTGCGGGCACTCGGAGCCGTCCGCGTTGAAGGTGAGCAGCCGGAAGCCCTCCTCGGCCGGCAGCGGACCGTACAGCAGACCGTCCCCGCCCAGGCCGTGGTGGCGGTCGCACGCCAACCGGACGTTTTCGGGCAGCGGCACGAAGCCCGTGATGCTCGGGTCGATGACGATGTAGTCGTTGCCCAGCGCCTCGTACTTGGCGAAGTCCATGGCCGGAAAGGCTCCCCCGTTCACCGTCGCCCTCTCAGACCCCGGTCGGGACCGGGGCCCCGGCACGCATGCGTTCCAGCAGCGCGTCGAGGTAGTCCCGGGAGGTGTTGAGCCGGATCATCGCGCCGAGGGCGATGTCCCGCCCCGCTGCCGGATCGGCGCTCACCAGCGGTCCGATCACGTTCTTGAACCAGCCCGCGGCGTGCCCGGCGTCCACCCCGATGTGCAGGTCGTGGTAGACGATGCCGACCTCGTCCAGGTCGTGGCGCCGCCAGGCGTCGACCACGCAGCGGAACCGGCGCGGCGCCAGGTACTCGGTGACGCCGAAGTAGCCGACGGCCTTGTGGTAGTGGCGGCGGGAGAGGGCCAGGCAGGCCGAGATGTTGCCGGAGATCCCCGCCTCCAGCAGGAACTCGCGGCGTATGTACTCCGGGTCGGCGCCGATCGCCTCCAGCGCCCGCGAGAAGAGGGTGGTGTGCACCCCGGCGTGCTCGCCGTTGCCCATCTCGTCCCAGTAGTTGGCGGCGATCTCCATCTTCTCGACGCCGTGCCGGCCGATCTGGAGGAGGGCCAGGATGTCGTCGAAGCGCGGGTCGAGGCTGGTCTCCTGGGCGAGCAGCAGCCGCAGGTCCTCCGTGCTGCCGTGCTCGGCGAGATGCCGGTGGTAGAGGGGGTGCCAGCCGGCCGGGTGATCGCTGATCACCGCCTTCAGCCAGCGGACGTACTCCGGACCGGACTCGGGGTGGCCGGCGACGCTCGCCTCCGGGATCCGCCGCAGCTCGTGGCCGAGGACGGCCCGCTCCAGGACGGCCGCCACGTCCCGCAGGATCGGCTCGCGTTCGTGGTCCGACTCCTGGACGGGGCGGGCGGAGAACTCGCGGTCGTAGATCAGCGACAGCGCGCCGTGGACCTCCTCCAGGGCCGCCCGGTCGCCGTCGTCGTAGGCGCGGCTCGTCAGCGCGCGGCACGCCGCGGCGAGGTCACCGCGGAAGCCGTAGTCGTCGGACATCCGGAGCAACTCGTCGGCGGAGCGGTGCTCCAGGTCGCGCAGGAGCTCCGACACGCCCCCGGCGAGCACGTCTCTTCCGTCGGTACAGCTGTGCTGGGATGCCGTGTACATGTGGAATGCCGTCCCGTCCTGTCAGTTCTCGTCGTCGAGCGCTGCGGCGTCGTGCTCGTCGCCGTACCACTTCTCGCTCCAGCGCGAGAAGGCGACGATGAAGATGTCGCGGTGGCCGGGCCGCTCCCCGGCGGACACGATGTCCGTCACGTCGTGGGCGAGCCGCCGGTCGTCGAGGAGCACGGCCTGGCCGGGCTCCAACGTGCCGTTCCAGAAGGGCTTCTCGTCCCCGGGGTGCCACAGCCGCGTCTCGCCGCCGGCGACCCCGTCCCGGCGCAGGACGCCGATCATGACGAACTCGTGCCCGTCGTGGTGCACCCCCTCCGGCGTGAGCGGTCCCGGCCGGCCCCGCTCCGCACGGCTGCGGTTCTGGTGCACGTTGATCTGCCAGTCCTCGTCCCGGTCCAGCCCGATCTCCCGGGCGCCCACGGCGATGAGGGGGGTGAAGTCCGCGTCGAGCGGCGGATACGTGCGGCGCATGCCGCCGCCGACCGGGTTGAACTTCTTGAACGCGGTGTAGTCCCGGTGCGGCAGCAACCCGAAGCTCCACCCGCCGTCGGCCGCCGCCGTCAGCCGGTACTGCGAGAACTTCTTGTAACGGGTTCGGTGCCCCATGTAGGGGTCGACCGGCAGCTCGTCGTACGTCGCCAGCAACTCCGGCGGGACCGGCGGCAGTTCGATCAGGGAGAAACCTTCAGC
It encodes:
- the dapF gene encoding diaminopimelate epimerase, whose product is MDFAKYEALGNDYIVIDPSITGFVPLPENVRLACDRHHGLGGDGLLYGPLPAEEGFRLLTFNADGSECPQSGNGLRIFARYLRESGHTDADAFTLHSSAGPATVRVVDLDSGTVSAALGTASLDSRAVGAAGPARTLLREPLLAAGEPWEVTCVQLGGPHCVIPVAGRIADEALARTVGAAVRDHAMFLDRINVELLDVIDRETLRIEIFERGAGYTLASGSSACAAAVATHALGLTGSRVTVRMPGGEVEVGIGEDGTVTLTGVVRPVLRGRWAAGIGQRLAEGALA
- a CDS encoding 2OG-Fe dioxygenase family protein; this encodes MPLGAEGFSLIELPPVPPELLATYDELPVDPYMGHRTRYKKFSQYRLTAAADGGWSFGLLPHRDYTAFKKFNPVGGGMRRTYPPLDADFTPLIAVGAREIGLDRDEDWQINVHQNRSRAERGRPGPLTPEGVHHDGHEFVMIGVLRRDGVAGGETRLWHPGDEKPFWNGTLEPGQAVLLDDRRLAHDVTDIVSAGERPGHRDIFIVAFSRWSEKWYGDEHDAAALDDEN
- a CDS encoding iron-containing redox enzyme family protein, whose product is MYTASQHSCTDGRDVLAGGVSELLRDLEHRSADELLRMSDDYGFRGDLAAACRALTSRAYDDGDRAALEEVHGALSLIYDREFSARPVQESDHEREPILRDVAAVLERAVLGHELRRIPEASVAGHPESGPEYVRWLKAVISDHPAGWHPLYHRHLAEHGSTEDLRLLLAQETSLDPRFDDILALLQIGRHGVEKMEIAANYWDEMGNGEHAGVHTTLFSRALEAIGADPEYIRREFLLEAGISGNISACLALSRRHYHKAVGYFGVTEYLAPRRFRCVVDAWRRHDLDEVGIVYHDLHIGVDAGHAAGWFKNVIGPLVSADPAAGRDIALGAMIRLNTSRDYLDALLERMRAGAPVPTGV
- a CDS encoding pyridoxal phosphate-dependent aminotransferase — encoded protein: MRRARPGTGYPMRRWVFEDARGRYDIDLGDSHVDCSTVGDLPWPADLVLDYGTDAGGDRLRSLVADGYGRGVDHVGITHGAQEALYLLFQALLRPGDHVVVFTPGWQQARVVPQALGCEVSCVGLTADGRPDVVAATELIGPRTRAVVLNSPCNPSGRRLADDETEPLLAALRRHGGHLLLDEEYVADLAADSLLGRFERAVSVSSLSKVYGFPGLRTGWMCGPPELVRAAMDVKHLTTISNSVLTERLAAEVLERREHYLERYRSLTSDGYRALRDWAAGHEGAVRVMAPEGTPFAWLSLHTGETSLSLCRRVLDRGRVLLMPAEVFDSEQGVRVTFAREESVLREGLDRLGALLDDRSG